Within the Agromyces ramosus genome, the region ATCGGCGGGCTCGTCACCTTCGGACGCGCGTCGGCGCTCTTCACGAAGGGGCAGCACGGCTCGACGTTCGGCGGCAATCCGCTCGCCGCTGCCGTCGCCAACGCGGTGCTCGGCGAGATCGAGCGCGGCGGGCTCGTGCAGAATGCCGCTCGACGTGGCGCCGAGATCCGCGAACACGTGCTCGGCCTCGGCTCACCGCTCGTCGGCGAGGTGCGCGGGCTCGGCCTCCTCATCGGCGTCGGCCTCACCGAGCCGGTCGCGGGCGCCGTCGTCGCGCAAGCCATGCGTGAGGGCCTCATCGTCAACGCCGCCAACGACTCATCCATCCGCATCGCACCCCCGCTCACCATCGGCGACGCCGAGATCGACGAGTTCGCCGCCCGCTTCGAGCGCGCCCTCCGAACCGTCGCCACCCAGTGACCGCCCGACCGATCCACATCGAACGGAACCGCATGACCCGCCACTTCCTCCGCGACGACGACATCACGCCCGCCGAGCAGTCCGAGATCCTCGATCTCGCCGAAGCGCTCAAGCGCGACCGATGGAGCCGCCGTCCGCTCGAGGGCCCGCAGACCGTCGCCGTGATCTTCGACAAGTCATCCACCCGCACCCGCGTGTCGTTCGCCGTCGGCATCGCCGACCTCGGCGGGTCGCCGCTGATCATCTCGACGGCGAACAGCCAGCTGGGCGGCAAGGAGACGCCGTCTGACACGGCCCGCGTGCTCGAGCGCCTGGTCTCGGCGATCGTGTGGCGCACGTACGGCCAGGCCGGGCTCGAGCAGATGGCCGCGGGCACCACGGTGCCGGTCGTGAACGCCCTCTCCGACGACTTCCACCCGTGCCAGCTGCTCGCCGACCTCCTCACCATCCGGGAGCACAAGGGTCGTCTCGCGGGGCTCACCGTCACCTTCCTCGGCGACGGCGCGAGCAACATGGCGCAGTCCTACGTGCTCGCGGGTGTCACCGCCGGCATGCACGTGCGCATCGCCTCGCCCGAGGAGTTCTCGCCCGAGGCATCCGTCGTCGCCGATGCCGATCGCATCGCCGCCACGACCGGCGGCTCCGTCGCGCTCTACACGGATGCGGCCGAAGCCGTCGCCGGCGCCGACGTCGTGGTCACCGACACGTGGGTGTCGATGGGCAAGGAGGATGAGAAGGCGCACCGGGTCGCCACGTTCGGCGCCTATCGGGTCGACCGCCAGCTGATGTCCCTCGCGGCATCCGACGCCGTCTTCATGCACTGCCTCCCGGCCGATCGCGGTTATGAAGTCACCGCCGACGTCATCGACGGCGAGCAGTCGATCATCTGGGACGAGGCGGAGAACCGCCTGCACGCGCAGAAGGCGCTGCTCGTGTGGCTCCTCGAGCGGAAGGACGCCTGATGGCCGAACGGCACGGCACCAACGAGGGCTCGCTGTGGGGCGCCCGGTTCACGTCGGGCCCGTCGCCCGAGCTCCAGCGGCTGTCGAAGTCGACGCACTTCGACTGGCAGCTCGCGCCCTATGACCTCGCCGGCTCTCGTGCGCACGCCCGGGCGCTCGCCGTCGCGGGCTACCTCGACGCCGATGAGCTCGCCGCGATGATCGCCGGCCTCGACGAGCTCGAGGCGAAGGTGGCCTCGGGCGAGCTCGTCGCCGCCGAGACCGACGAAGACGTGCACGGGGCCCTCGAAGCGGCGCTCATCGATCTCGTCGGAGCCGAGCTCGGTGGCAAGCTCCGCGCGGGCCGCAGCCGCAACGACCAGATCGCCACGCTCGTGCGCCTCTACCTGAAAGACCACGCGGCGACCATCGGCCAACAGCTCGTGCACCTCGTCGACGCCCTCGCCGCACAGGCCGACACCCATCGCACGGCGGTCATGCCGGGCCGCACCCACCTGCAGCACGCGCAGCCCGTGCTGCTCGCCCACCACCTGCTCGCGCACGGCTGGGCACTCTCGCGCGACCTCGAGCGGCTCGTCGACTGGACGAAGCGGGCGGATGTCTCGCCCTACGGCGGCGGTGCGCTCGCCGGGTCGACGCTCGGCCTCGACGCGGCATCCGTCGCCCGCGACCTCGGACTCGCAGCGCCAGCCGAGAACTCGATCGACGGCACGGCGAGCCGTGATGTCGTCGCCGAGTTCGCCTTCGTCGCCGCCATGATCGGCATCGACCTCTCGCGCATCTCCGAAGAGGTCATCCTCTGGAACACCCGCGAGTTCGGCTTCGTCACCCTCGACGACGGCTATTCGACGGGCTCGTCGATCATGCCGCAGAAGAAGAACCCCGACATCGCCGAACTCGCGCGCGGCAAGTCGGGGCGGCTCATCGGCAACCTCACGGGGCTGCTCGCGACGCTGAAGGCGCTGCCGCTCGCGTACAACCGCGACCTGCAGGAGGACAAGGAGCCCGTCTTCGACTCGGTCGAGACGCTCGAGGTGTTGCTGCCCGCGTTCACGGGCATGATCGCGACGCTGACCTTCCACACCGAGCGCATGGCCGAGCTGGCACCGGCCGGATTTTCGCTCGCGACGGATGTCGCGGAGTGGCTCGTGAAGCGACGCGTGCCGTTCCGCGACGCCCACGAGATCACCGGTGCGCTCGTGCGCTACGCCGAAGGGCACGCACTCGGTCTCGATGCCGTCGACGACGCCGCGCTCGCCGCGATCTCGCCGCATCTCACGCCCGACGTGCGCGAGGTGCTCACGGTCGAGGGATCCGTCGCGAGCCGCGACGGCATCGGCGGCACGGCGCCCGTGCGCGTCGACGAGCAGTTCGCACGGCTCACCGACCGGGTCCGGCACCTCGTGGCCGGCCTGCCGGAGGCGCGCAGCTGAGCGGACGGCACCCGAACGACGGGTCGGATGCCGCGGGGCATCCGACCGCTGACGCTGCCCTCGTGCGACCGGCGCGGGAGTTCTTCGCGCGCGACTCGGTGGACCTGGGGCCGCTCCTGCTCGGGGCGGTCATCTCGCACGACACCGACGAGGGAAGGGTCTCGGTGCGGTTGTCCGAGGTGGAGGCCTACCGCGGGGTGGGCGAGGATCCCGGATCCCATGCGTTCCGTGGCCGGACTCCCCGCAACACGGTGATGTTCGGCGCGGCCGGACATCTCTACGCCTACTTCACGTACGGCATGCACGTCTGCCTGAACGTGGTGGCGTCCGAGCCCGGCCACTCGGCGGCGGTGCTGCTCCGTGGTGGCACGGTCGTCGAGGGCATCGAGCTCGCCCGTCGACGCCGAGCGGGTGCATCCGATCGCGACCTCGCGCGTGGACCCGCCCGTCTCGCGGTGGCGCTCGGTGTGCCGCTCTCGGCGAGTGGCGCCGACCTGCTCGTGCCGCCGTTCGAACTCCGCGTTCTCGAGCAGCCGCTCCCGTTCGAGGCGGGTCCTCGCACCGGTGTCAGCGGTGCCGGCGGGGGAGCGGCGTTCCCATGGCGCTTCTGGGTCGCGGGCGAGCCGGGCGTCTCGGTGTACCGGCGTCATGCGCGTTCGCACGACTGAGGAGCGGGCGAGGGCAGGCTCCGCGATGTTCAGCGGATCGCGAGGTGCACGACGAGGGCGGCCGCGCACGCCCAGATGAGGCTCGCGAAGGTGCCGATGATGAATCGTTCGCGCGCTTCGGGTGCCTCGAGCTCGGTGAATCGGCCGACGCCCTTCACGGCGACCACGATCGCGAGCGCCTCGGGGAAGCCGGCGACGATCGCCCCCGCAGAGGCGACGCGTTCGAGCACGCCGATGGTGAGGCCGCCGCGCAGCACCTCTCGTCGGGTGGCCGCCTGAAGTCCCTGCTGTTCCTCGGCCTTCGTGCGTCGCTCGGCGACGATGATGCCGCCGTGCAGGCCCGGTGCGACCGTGCCTCCCATCGCGAGGTCGAGTGCGGTGGCCGCGGCCGGACTGCCGCCGAAGATCGCCGTCGTCAGGCCGAGCAGGGTGATGAGCGGCGCGATGCCGAACGCCACGGGAGAGTCGATGCTCGCCGCAGCGAGCATCGCAGTGCCGAGCGTGGCGGCCGCGAACCACAGATAGGTGCGCCGGGGTCGCAGATAGGCGAGCACCGAGAGTGCCGCCGAGGCGACCAGTGCCAGCACCAGTGCCGAGCAGATGAGGGTGTCGGCGATGACGTGGAAATCCACGGCGCTCCTTCCGCGGTCGAGGCCGTGCTGCCCCGTGCCTCCGAGCAGCTTAGCGAGGGGCCGCCGGCATTCGGGCGGTCACTCGCGCGGCGTGTGCGACGCCTCGGAATCGAGTTCGCGGAGCAGCCGCACGAGCGCGGGGCGCGCCTCCTCCTCAGGTCGCCACATCGCGGCCTTCAGGCGTGCGCTCACGGCGGCGGCACTGATGTCGAGCGCAGCGGCCGCTTCTTTCTGCTGGGTGCCGTCGCGCACGAGTTCGACGACCTCCCACCCCGGATCGGTCCGGCGTTCGCGGAGCAGCACGAGCAGACGTACGAGCGGCTCGACGTCGGCAACGGTGATGCTGCTCGTGATCGGCGCCGCCCGGAGCGCGAATCGGCCCTCGGCGCGCTTGGCCGCGCCGACCGCCTCGCGTGCAGCGATGAATGCGGTGCCCGTCGCCTTGCGGGCGGCGTCGGGGAGGGGGCGTCGTACATCACCGACGCCGAGGCCGACGCTCCAACGGCCGGTGCGGGTGGTGTCGAGCACGATCGCCAGGGCGGTGTCGGCGGCATCCGTCACGAGTTGCACCTCGTCGCCCGCCGTCTGGTCGACGGGGAGCAGGAGCCGTGATCGGAACCGCTCGGAGAGCTCCGCCACGAGGGCGCCCGTGCGATCGGTGTCACGTCGGCTTCCGACCTGGTCGGCGGTGATGACGAACATGGGCGACCTCCGGTGAGTGCTGGGGGGTTGATCAGTGCGGGTGGAGGACACGGTATTATGTGCCTTCGCGATGAAGTCTATAACCTGAACCAGGCCGAATCAATCCTCAGGCTTGAATCGTTGCCTCCAACATCCGCTGATACTCTGTCGGGGTGTCAGACCCAGTGATCCTCACGACCCAACAGAACGACGCCTCTTTCGAGGATGTCTGGGAGGAGCTCGTCTGGCGCGGCCACGTGCATGTCTCGACCGACCCGGCCGCGCTGAAGGAGTTGCTCGCAGGCGAGCCGATCACGTATTACTGCGGTTTCGACCCGACGGCGCCGAGCCTGCATCTCGGCAACCTCGTGCAGCTCATCGTCATGCGGCGGCTTCAGCTGGCCGGACATCGACCCCTCGGCCTCGTCGGCGGATCGACCGGGCTCATCGGCGATCCACGGCCGACGGCCGAACGCACGCTCAACACCCGTGAGACCGTCGCCGAATGGGTCGGCTACCTCCAAGCCCAGGTGAGTCGGTTCATCTCACGTGAGGGCGACAACCCGGTTCGGCTCGTCAACAACCTCGATTGGACCGCCGGATTGTCGGCGATCGACTTCCTCCGCGAGATCGGCAAGCACTTCCGCGTCGGCACGATGTTGAAGAAGGACGCTGTCGCCTCGCGGCTCAACTCCGATGCGGGCATCAGCTACACCGAGTTCAGCTACCAGATCCTGCAGGGCTTCGACTACCTCGAGCTGTACCGCCAGTACCACTGCGTCCTGCAGACCGGGGGCAGCGACCAGTGGGGCAACCTCACGAGCGGCACCGACCTCATTCACCGGGTCGAGGGGGTGTCGGTGCACGCCATCGGCACACCGCTCGTCGCGAACGCCGACGGCACGAAGTTCGGCAAGAGCGAAGGCAACGCCATCTGGCTGGATGCCGCGATGTGCACGCCCTACCGCTTCTACCAGTTCTGGCTCAACACCGACGACGCCGACGTGATCTCACGGCTGAAGGTCTTCACCTTCCTCGGCCGAGC harbors:
- the tyrS gene encoding tyrosine--tRNA ligase; translation: MSDPVILTTQQNDASFEDVWEELVWRGHVHVSTDPAALKELLAGEPITYYCGFDPTAPSLHLGNLVQLIVMRRLQLAGHRPLGLVGGSTGLIGDPRPTAERTLNTRETVAEWVGYLQAQVSRFISREGDNPVRLVNNLDWTAGLSAIDFLREIGKHFRVGTMLKKDAVASRLNSDAGISYTEFSYQILQGFDYLELYRQYHCVLQTGGSDQWGNLTSGTDLIHRVEGVSVHAIGTPLVANADGTKFGKSEGNAIWLDAAMCTPYRFYQFWLNTDDADVISRLKVFTFLGRAEIEALAELVEREPFKRQAQRVLAAEVTTLVHGADATAAVIAASQALFGQGDLAALDPDTLEAALRELPNTTTSPDAPIAQLLADTGLVSSQSEGRRAIAQGGVSLDNVRIEDETATLEGRVARGGMAVLRRGKKTLAGVFVE
- the argF gene encoding ornithine carbamoyltransferase — its product is MTRHFLRDDDITPAEQSEILDLAEALKRDRWSRRPLEGPQTVAVIFDKSSTRTRVSFAVGIADLGGSPLIISTANSQLGGKETPSDTARVLERLVSAIVWRTYGQAGLEQMAAGTTVPVVNALSDDFHPCQLLADLLTIREHKGRLAGLTVTFLGDGASNMAQSYVLAGVTAGMHVRIASPEEFSPEASVVADADRIAATTGGSVALYTDAAEAVAGADVVVTDTWVSMGKEDEKAHRVATFGAYRVDRQLMSLAASDAVFMHCLPADRGYEVTADVIDGEQSIIWDEAENRLHAQKALLVWLLERKDA
- a CDS encoding DNA-3-methyladenine glycosylase — encoded protein: MRPAREFFARDSVDLGPLLLGAVISHDTDEGRVSVRLSEVEAYRGVGEDPGSHAFRGRTPRNTVMFGAAGHLYAYFTYGMHVCLNVVASEPGHSAAVLLRGGTVVEGIELARRRRAGASDRDLARGPARLAVALGVPLSASGADLLVPPFELRVLEQPLPFEAGPRTGVSGAGGGAAFPWRFWVAGEPGVSVYRRHARSHD
- a CDS encoding DNA-binding protein; amino-acid sequence: MFVITADQVGSRRDTDRTGALVAELSERFRSRLLLPVDQTAGDEVQLVTDAADTALAIVLDTTRTGRWSVGLGVGDVRRPLPDAARKATGTAFIAAREAVGAAKRAEGRFALRAAPITSSITVADVEPLVRLLVLLRERRTDPGWEVVELVRDGTQQKEAAAALDISAAAVSARLKAAMWRPEEEARPALVRLLRELDSEASHTPRE
- the argH gene encoding argininosuccinate lyase; the encoded protein is MAERHGTNEGSLWGARFTSGPSPELQRLSKSTHFDWQLAPYDLAGSRAHARALAVAGYLDADELAAMIAGLDELEAKVASGELVAAETDEDVHGALEAALIDLVGAELGGKLRAGRSRNDQIATLVRLYLKDHAATIGQQLVHLVDALAAQADTHRTAVMPGRTHLQHAQPVLLAHHLLAHGWALSRDLERLVDWTKRADVSPYGGGALAGSTLGLDAASVARDLGLAAPAENSIDGTASRDVVAEFAFVAAMIGIDLSRISEEVILWNTREFGFVTLDDGYSTGSSIMPQKKNPDIAELARGKSGRLIGNLTGLLATLKALPLAYNRDLQEDKEPVFDSVETLEVLLPAFTGMIATLTFHTERMAELAPAGFSLATDVAEWLVKRRVPFRDAHEITGALVRYAEGHALGLDAVDDAALAAISPHLTPDVREVLTVEGSVASRDGIGGTAPVRVDEQFARLTDRVRHLVAGLPEARS